From the Gasterosteus aculeatus chromosome 13, fGasAcu3.hap1.1, whole genome shotgun sequence genome, one window contains:
- the rflna gene encoding refilin-A encodes MVGHLHLQAMDDSLKGKNREGLLDSPDSGLPPSPSPPFCSISPGLTESRAASCTTPVESPHGFYKKESREGKLLPYLLLNSTNTDAKTRMYPVFFGESIEVNPKPEQEIKCSSEVRYDSDKHYQDRVYCAPVPTATSFSETVVAVRNCTWRSYKSQVYLEPRQKPISYQSTTIIYPKHAKNTYRTTLNYNATGSRRWFVSTVQLESSEDTSPCIIYTEDL; translated from the exons ATGGTGGGGCACCTACATTTACAAGCGATGGATGATAGCCTGAAAGGAAAGAACCGGGAAGGACTGCTCGACAGTCCGGATTCGGGGCTGCCCCCCAGTCCCAGTCCCCCCTTCTGCTCCATCTCTCCGGGTCTCACCGAGTCGCGCGCCGCCAGCTGCACGACGCCCGTCGAAAGTCCGCACGGGTTCTATAAGAAGGAGAGCCGAGAAGGCAAACTG CTTCCCTACCTGCTGCTAAACTCCACAAACACAGACGCAAAGACTCGCATGTACCCTGTGTTCTTCGGAGAAAGCATCGAGGTCAACCCCAAACCCGAGCAGGAAATCAA GTGCAGCTCTGAGGTCAGGTACGACTCGGACAAGCATTACCAGGACCGGGTGTACTGCGCCCCCGTTCCCACGGCAACCTCCTTCAGCGAGACCGTTGTGGCGGTGCGCAACTGCACTTGGAGGAGCTACAAGTCCCAGGTGTACCTGGAGCCACGGCAGAAACCCATCAGCTACCAGAGCACCACCATCATCTACCCAAAGCACGCAAAGAACACGTACCGCACGACGCTCAACTACAACGCCACGGGCTCCCGCCGCTGGTTCGTCTCCACGGTGCAGCTGGAGTCGAGTGAGGACACTAGTCCCTGCATCATCTACACAGAAGACCTGTAG